In the Gemmatimonadota bacterium genome, one interval contains:
- a CDS encoding polysaccharide biosynthesis/export family protein yields the protein MLALLLSASSLALAQSKSMPALEAEPGGEYLRAGDVIKLVVWREPDMTGEFPVHDNGVAVLPRVGAYDVTRETAASLKARLVEELETYLRDPVVDVIVLRRVKILGAVHRPGLYSLDLTMSLGDGLALAGGATGVGRRDRIEILRDGERIVAELNERTRITDSPLRSGDEVYVPERSWLARNYGVAVSIMTTGVGIMLAIILNKN from the coding sequence TTGCTCGCCCTGCTCCTGTCGGCCAGCTCGTTGGCGCTGGCGCAATCCAAATCCATGCCTGCGCTCGAGGCCGAGCCGGGGGGCGAATACCTGCGCGCCGGCGACGTCATCAAGCTGGTCGTGTGGCGCGAGCCGGATATGACGGGCGAGTTCCCGGTGCACGACAACGGCGTAGCCGTGCTTCCCAGGGTGGGCGCTTACGACGTCACCCGGGAAACAGCCGCGTCGCTGAAGGCGCGGCTGGTGGAGGAACTCGAGACCTACCTCCGCGATCCGGTGGTGGATGTCATCGTGTTGCGGCGCGTGAAGATCCTGGGCGCCGTGCACCGACCCGGGCTTTACAGCCTGGATCTGACCATGTCGCTCGGCGACGGGCTTGCGCTCGCAGGCGGGGCCACGGGCGTAGGTCGGCGGGACAGGATCGAGATACTTCGTGACGGCGAGCGCATCGTAGCGGAGCTGAATGAACGGACGAGGATAACGGATTCGCCGTTGCGCTCGGGCGACGAGGTCTACGTGCCGGAGCGAAGCTGGCTGGCCCGTAATTACGGCGTGGCCGTGAGTATTATGACCACGGGTGTGGGAATCATGCTGGCTATCATTCTAAACAAAAACTGA